In Malus sylvestris chromosome 2, drMalSylv7.2, whole genome shotgun sequence, the genomic stretch GAAAGTATTTGAAAGCAAAAGAACCAACACCAACATATCTAATTCCTTCCAATGGATTCTTCTTGTCTTCCCGTTGCTTATCAAGCTCATCATGGCCAACCTAATTCCTTACATATTTATTCATCAACTTAATCTCATCTCTCACATATCAAGTttctacaaaacaaaaccacaaACTCACGTATCGTCATAAAATGCCAAACTACATATTCAACACCACCAAAAGCTGCATTGTCAGCAAGAAGCTCGCAGTGTCGGGACGCCAACCTGCAACGACAACGTTGCCTGTGGCCAGTCAACCTGTCACATCCAGTCCGCTTAGTAAGATATTATCCGTTTTGGGCCACGTCCTGATTTGTTCTTGGGCTTCCACGCAAAACGCATCTCACTAtagggaggtgggcatgtatGTTAAGGCACATTATCCCCTCTACCCCGGGCGATGtaggatcttacaatccacccccctcaggggcccgacgtcttcgtcggcacacttccggccagggagtaccaaattgtcacatcccagttcgcatagtaagatattgtccactttaggCCACACCCTCATGGATTTGTTCTTGGGCTCCCGCCCAAAACACGTCTCACTATAGGGAGgtggacatgtacatataaggcacattacCCTCTCTCCTCtgtgcgatgtgggatcttacacaaCCTCATCCCAATGAGAGACATGGCGGACGTTGACGATGTTGAGGTTAAGACTTGTACAACCGAGCAAGCTATATTCCAACAGAATTGCTCTACGGAACCCAAATGGGGTTATGCATCAATATCGCCTAAACGAAGATGGAGTACAATGGTAAAGTAATATTTCTCAATTATATTGTTGTGTGTTATCAAATACGTTATTATTGATAATATAATACCATTTTTGCTACTAACTATTTTGATTAGTTTTGCAGATTGTTTGATTATTATAGAGCATGCGATTAGTGATCATATCCATATTACTTTGCATATTCATAAGCAtgcaaagcaagaaaaaaaaagttgtgttgTGTCAAGTACTCACTTGTGTAAAGTGTTTGAGTGGTGAAGATATTCAAGGGATGGCattgaatataaaataataaaatattgtatATGTTAGGGGTCGGGGAAAGGATTTGAATATACAATTGGGCGTCAGTGGAAGTGCATATATAGTAAAATGGAAAAACTGAGaatttaattatgaaaattgGGCTTAAGGGATGAACGGGAGTTAACTCATATTCTAATGTATTTGGAGCCAAGTGGTATAAGCATGATATGGGACGTGCATGCTTGGGTGCTTTAGATATGTGTTAGTGGGATTAGATGGAAGTGAGTACATTAATCCATCTCATTTGCATTATTTCATGCATTTGAAAGAATtgttataatttaattattattttgttagtagtTTTGGTTGTAAAGTAACTTGTGCACTAATTTTATTCCATTGCATATTCAATAAATTTTATGTAGTAAACTCAATATTTTTATCTTGTAAATATTATTACTCAGTATTATACAATGTATTGTGTAATTGTTACAgattactttattttattttccaccatatcttggttgtataatttatttctatagctaATAGATATGACTCACATCCTAAATCCTTGCCAGCATTTACTTCTAACTCTAACATTACAAATTACAGGTCCTAAACCAGCTCCCTCCCTTCATATTTGTAAACGCCAAATTAGTGAACCTGTGTAATAAGTTATAAAAATAAGTGAACCAGTACCTATTCTATCATTAGTGAACGTATATCCCTATAATTAGTCAACCTGTGGGCTAGAGCTGTATCCCCAATTAAGGTAATTGGATATGCGGTTTTAAATGGTTTTGATTGTGAAagtgcgttttttttttttttttatgatttactTTTCTGCTTTAGTTGGTGAACCTAAGCACATGAAACTTCCTTGTTAGTGAACCTATCATCGTCAATGGCCCTGTCAGCGTGGTCTACTAAGTAACACTTTTATGCATTGTTTATTCCTTACTCTAAGCTTGATGCAAGTTAGGTTAGACCATTGTCGACATTTTGCCGTGTTATATTGAGGATGAGGAATCAAATCAGAATATTTCATAAAGATGTGCATGACGTCATTTTTGGAGTTATTTAAACCATATTACAAAGGGATGTCATCGAAATACCATAAGAGATCAAGTTTACTCAACAGTCaacacttgatcttgatgaacagacCCATTTTCGCTAGTCCCCCAATAAGAGTACCAAAGGAACACAAATTAGGAGAGTGAAACATGCTAACCAAAGCAAACCAAAACTTTCATATATGATACCTCTAATCAAGTCCCCAAGCACACTAACAACAAAGTCTAAATATACTAATACAATCACGATGCATACAATGTCTCAATAGCTTATAAACAGTGAAAGTCAAATGGGGTAAACAAAGAGACAAAGTACTCAAAATCAAGAGCATTAAGATCGTGTAACCGTGCATAAATTTAAAACAACAATTTAGATTTCTAAATGGGCTTAAATGTCAACATAGTCCCTATGTTTTACTTTATTGGCCAATTTAGACCCTGTGTTTTCAATTCAACCAAATTGGTCCCTATGTTTATATATGTTAGCCAATTCAAGGTAATCCGTTAAAAGACTGTTAAAATTGACATGTGCCAGACACATGAGAggacaaaaatataattttattgtaCACCCACTAAACAGATACAATGCATATCTTTAAGAATTGATGCTTCGTTCGTTCAGTTCACTTGATTACTATGTGATTTAGGGTTTCAACATCCGTCAGGTCAGAAGTTGTGGGGTTGCCAACTGAGATTTTGGTGAATACTCCAGAGAAGATGACAAGTCGACGAATTGAACCAAACAACCAAGGTGACGATCGCGGCTTTCAATATTGTTGAGACAAGGCCAAGTACAACCCCAACTTCTTTGCAAGCTAGGTTTCCATTGCCTCAAGTAGTCCCAGGCTCTAGTATATACATGCCTAGAATATCCAGGCTAAGCATACAAACTATGCCTTCAACTTCAAGTACGTATGGAACTTCACATTCATGGAAACCACCTGGCAAAGCTGTTCATACAACGAACGCAACTACAAGTtcgaagaaaaataatatttgattatagtttgagttgttttagtttttctttggCAGTAGGGATTCTGTTAAGTTTTATCTATGTGACGAAAAAAGACCATGTAGTACTTGTTTTTGGTGGAGTTCAAAGCAActtcattttatattgtttggAATTAAAGcatgggttttattttttacgtttacaaaagcatgaaattagttTTCTTTGTGATCATGCTAGAGTTCACTTTGaagttgctttttgttttcgtttGTGCATATAGGAATATACTTGTGATCAAGTTTATGTGTAGATTTAATTGGAACAAATGTAGTCTCATTTATACTGAAAGCAAACAATAGTCAACAATAATctcatatttaaaatttaaatgaatGATTTTCTCTATTTATGTACTTGTGACCAAGTTTAGTGGTTGtataataaaattacatttttgtCCTCTCATGTGCCAAGCACATGTCAATTTTAACTTTCTTTTAACTAATTGTCTTGAATTGGCTAACGGATATAAACACAGGGACCAATTTggccaaattgaaaacacaaagACTAAATTGGCCGATAGAGTAAAACACAAGGACCATGTTGACATTTAAGCCTTCTAAATATAGCCTAAGGGTATATAGGGTACtcggaaaaaaaaatacaaaacacaTCTTTAAAATTAGGCTAACACTGTCACTAGTACTGCACTTGTATGAAGGTTTTGGATTCGATTCTCACTAAAagcaaatttaaaccacattattgctagcctattgtgagactTATCCCACTCTTCAccctttagtatagataatatcgtttgctcaaaaaaaaaaaaggctaacaCATTATCATAAAAGTAAGAAAGCCAATAGACCTGGATTGATATGCATAAACTTCATGATAAATCTAATAATTGATGACAAATTAAATTGGATCTATATCTAATTATCTCGTGGTTAGGCGTGGATTTAAGATGGACCTTATTTGAAGTATAATAGTGGTAATTAAGAATGCTTGATCGTTCAATTAACTAGCTAAGACGACATAATGCAACATAGGGCACCAATTTGCAGTGTATATATAAATTGTTCTAGTTGTTATATACATACCAGCAGTacgttaaaaaaaaaggatccaAAGGACTAATTAAAAtcgaattatatatatactaattaattgattCATTAGATCTTAGACTTCAAGAAGCAGAGTTACATAGAAATCAAAGGGGATTAGAAGTTGTCTAGGAATCGCCTCGATGAAATAATTGTGAATGTGATGATGTGAGTCAACTCAAGCTCAAGATAGCCTAGGCGGTATATGAATGGGTGATGCATGGTTGACATGAGGCATTTCGTGTCAATAGTACAAGGGCAAGTTGGGGTGGGGTCGGGAGGAACAAAGTGTTCGGCCGCACAGAACTCTAAAGTTTAAGAAAAGCTTTTGTTATCTAATATAAATTGCAACATTATATTTGAATATGACTGAAGAATAAAATTACATAGTTAAAcacgaaaaaaataaaagagaaattcAAGACCTACACTTACCCCTTTAACAACTTTCCCAtttttcggaaaaaaaaaaagaaaaaaacttttccacttttttttttatttttttaacaatttaataATACTTTAGTGGGCCTTAcaattataatttaattgataattttgCACCAAAAAATGTACGGATATTCATCTTTAAGTGAAACTTTAATGTTGTACTTTTTGCAGGTTTTGTTTATTTGGTCTTTTAAGATTGAACTGATTGTTGATTATTTAGTAATGATTATTTTTGTAGCTTTCTTTACTTATTATGTAATGAAATTTGGAAACTCATAATTAGCatgagttttaaagtttgtttgagttttaattattgCTCTATGGTATcaatataataaatatattttctgtctaaTATACTGTATCCCCACTTTGCGTCTAAGAAAACCTGCGGGTGGTGTGCCCAACGAAGCAGACCTTTTCTGTTTAATGGAagtaattttaatcttttgtgtGCTAGCGTTAAGGTAGACCTTTTCTATTTAATGGAAACCAAAATAGATGCAGAGAAAGTCCAGGTAAACTTTTatggaagatttttttttataagatgtTTAGTTGTAGCCCTACTGGTAGGGCTGGTGGTCTTTGTTTAGTTTGGAACTCGTGCAAAGTTGTAGTTGCTGTTATCACTTCTACTTCTCGTTATTTGCATTGTTTAGTGAATGATCCTTGTTCTAATCAAGATCAGTTTTTGTACTTTTGTGTATGCTTTTCCTAAAAAACAGTTACAATTGGAATTGTGGAAGGATATTCTTAAACTAGACCCTAAGAATAAACCATGGTGTTTAATGGGGGATTTCAATAATATATTAGACATAACTGAGAAGAAAGGTGGTTGCCAAGCTACAACTTCATATATGACCAGGTTCATCAATTTTTCAAACAGAGGAAACCTTTTATCTCTAAATGCTTATGGTGTCCCTTTTACTTGGTGTAATAACCAAGTTGATATCAACAGAATTTATGAGAGACTTGATAGGCTTTAGCTAATACCAGTGGTGGATCCAGGAATCTTACCCCAAGGGGTCGCAGTgtaaaagttcaaataaaaatttaggatggaaaaacatattgaaaatgaaatcatagtactttcattcataatggaaacaatattacaaactataattgtccacgacgaggtttcatattttgaaaacgaagcattatagcttcattttcaatacaagcaaaaatatctctctcaatataaacaagcaagctatcactcaaccattgatctcccattttgttcctAAGTGGACCCTTAACAATATTCATAACAGAAAATGCTCTCTCCACTGAAGCAGTTGCAACTGGTAAAACTAAAGACAATGAAATGAGCAAATATACATAATTGAATACTTGATGCATTCttgtctccaccatttttttttgcaagatcacCAATCCCTTCCAATTGAGAGAAATCACTACTGGAACAcacataatgaatataaatctcaagttgatcttcaagtgccaaacgatcttcatccgaaaagtcttgaggataaaattgagcaagacgaagtaactttggtttatcaaaagctacaaatgaatCTTTCGGACTCAAACATGCCATACAAATAAGCAACTCGGTATTTACCTCATTAAAGCGATCATCTAACTCCGTAATTTGCTCATCAATGACATAAATAAAGAGCTCCACACGATAATGATGACGATTTGTCTTTATTGGAGCATAACGCCTTGACCTCCCTGGAAGTATAAATGCATCTTCCATGTTAGGAACATCAATatgatgtttttcacaaaaagaagatacTTCATCAACCAATGCATCGAACCCATTATTCCTCATCCAATATAGCTTTTCCTTGCATGATTTCACTAAagccattgcattcacaatttcttgatCTTTCCTTTGCAATGCTTATGACAAATTATTTGTGAGTCCCAATATGActttcatcaagaaaaggtgaaacacaaactcaaaagtaAGTATCACTCTCATTAACGTATTTGCTTCACCCGCACTTTCATTGGGATTATCATCAATAACCATTTGAAGCACATGAACCACGGATGAAAACATAGAAATGATGCTAATCAAGGTACCATAGTGTGAGTTCCATCGTGTGTCACCGGCACGTTTGAgacttgtttcttgatttaagcCTCGCCCCGTTATAAGACAATCATTTTCAAAAGCTATCACAAGCTCTTCTTGAAGTTGCCCTCTAAGTGAATCACGCCGCTTACAAGATACTCCAACATGATTAACCACATTATTAGCCGTTGCAAAAAAAGAGGCAATGTCTATATTATTCTTTGCTACGGCAACAAGAGCTAGTTGAAGTTGATGAGCAAAGCAATGAACATAATATGCACAAGGTTGTTCTCtcaatatctttgttttaaggccaTTCAACTCACCTCTCATATTGCTAGCACCATCATAACCTTGTCCTCGTAGCTTGGAAATGCTCAAACCGTAGCGAGAAAACAATGTGTCAATAGCATCCTTTAGTGAACTTGAAGTAGTGTCGGTAACATGTTGGATACCCACAAATCTTTCAATTACATGCCCGTTGTCATCCACATAACGCAACACCATAGCCATTTGCTCTTTCACAGACACATCACGTGCTTCATCCACCAATATTGAAAAGAATCTATCTTTTAGACCATCCATGATAGCATCAAGTGTTTCAAGGGCACatgaattcacaatttctttttgAATGGAAGGAGCTAGTAATTTGAGATTCCCCGGAGCATTTTCCATCGCAACTTCTCtaactttatcattattatatGCAAGAAATTGCAATAACTCCAAGTAATTTCCCCTATTGCTTGAAGTGGCACTTTCATCATGGCCACGAAAAGGAAGACCTTGTCGCAATAAAAACTTAGTGCACTTGATTGAAGCAATCAAGCATGTGCGATAAGCCTTACGAGCTTGGTCAGAGTGTTTGCTCACTGCCGTTTCAATATGTGTAGcttgattcatcaaatttgtagcagcttctctagccttattatgaacactcccaaccggtccaacatgcatcttaaatctttctctccctttcttccaaTTCTTAAATCCATCTCCAGTGAAAGCTTCACTACCCACTTGttcaaaattggttttaaagagatagcaatagagacaaaatgccgcatctttagatacactatactccaaccaatcaaactcatcaaaccaTTGGGGAATGAAGCGTCGATTAATTCCCGACATATTAGTTATTGGGAAATTATGACCTCTAGGTTGACAAGGTCCTTTTTGTAGATATAATCTTCAGACTTTATCTCTCATATTAGCGTCATAATCTATTATTCGAGTTCTTAATCCAGGATCCGCTTGAAGATTACCCAAAACATCATCTAACTGACTTTGTCTTGAACTTGGAGTTCTTGAACTACCGACAGTATTTGAACTATCAACATTATTCGAACTACCCGAACCCGATGAtgactttctcttaaaaaaccgttccataataatgctacatatacaaaatattcaaaataaatactcacaatataaacaaaccataaatataatcaaaataaatatgaattggatttcaattaaattaaatatctcatcttgcattctacatatacaaaataatgaaaataaaaactcacaatataaacaaaccatcaatataatcaaaataaatatgaattgaatttcaattaaattaaatatattctacatatacaaaatattcaaaataaatactcacaatataaacaaaccataaacataatcaaaataaatatgaattggatttcaattaaattaaatatctcatcttgcattctacatatacaaaataatgaaaataaaaaatcacaatataaacaaaccatcaatataatcaaaataaatactcacaatataaacaaagggaggagatggagttggAGCCGCTAGCAGGGGAGTAGcaagggaggagatggagttgaGGGTTTGGGGGCAGCAGCAGCAAGGGAGGAGAGGAGTTGAGGGTTTGGGGGGATTGAGTTAGGGTTGGAGGAAAAGAAATTGGGGCTTTTGATTGTATAGAAGTCGGGTAGGAAGGCTGGGATTGGGGGGGGACACGGTgggaatttcttttttttttttgtttgttcggcctggcccaaaacgacgccgttttggccaggtcatttaaaaaaatttcctgggccaaaacgacgccgttttgcccgtctgttttgaaaaaaaagaagcgcGCGCGAgcgctgcttcttcttcctcttcctgccGAGTCTTGGTTCAGGATTTTTGTCGAACAATTGGCGTGCGAGTCCGACCCCGACGACCCCGACGACCCCAGCTCCAAGAGGTCGCATATGGGAGCTTCAAGGTTGTTTCCATGGTttccaaggggtcgtgcgaccccgacgaccccactgtggatccgccactggCTAATACATATTGGTTAAATGAGAACTCGAACTATAACCTACATAACTACCGAATTTATGGGTCTGACCATGGACCTATTCTCTTAACCTACAACTTAAAAAATTGTTATAAGAATAGATTTGAAGCTATGCGATTTCTTCATCCTGATTTTAAGGATTTTGTTAAAGAATGCCTGGTGGTGAAATGGAGTGTTTGGCCCTATTGAAACTTTTAAGGCATGTGTTGGGACTTTTAAATATATGGTTAAGGTTTGGAATAAAACAACTTTGGTAATTTAAGGGAATGTAAGAAAAAAATCCTTGGAGACCTTACTTTGGTGCAAGAAACCATCATGAAAAACCAAAATGTTGATTCAGAGATTGGTTTAGAATTAAAGCTTAGTGAGGAACTTAATTCAATTCTAAGACAAGAAGAAGTCATGTGGGCGCAGAAAGCTAAAGTCAATTGGCTGCAATTAGGTGATAATAACACAAGGTATTTCCAAATGCTGGCAACtgttcgaaaaaaaaaagagaaatgaaaTTAGAAAGATTAAGGATAGTTGTGGGTTTTGTTGGAATGAGGGTGAGGGTCTAGAACAAGTTTTTGTGCATGACTTTAAACTGCACTTTTCTTGTGATAGTCCCCCTGTTCTCATAGATATCTCTTCAATTGCAGATATTATTGATCCTTGTATTCACAACCATCACAATGAACTTTTACTCAAGCCTGTTGAAGATATAGAAATTTGGGATGTAGTTAAAAGTATTGGTGCGTTGAAAGCACCAGGTCCTGATGGAATTGGTGCAAGTTTTTTTCATGAATActaagatacaatcaaagattcGGTGAGTGCTATGGTTAAGAACTTCTTTGAAAATAGTACTACCTTGAGCCTTATTAATCATATCAACATTGCCCTCATCCCAAAAGTGGAAAATCCAGAGGTGGTAAGTAATTATAGACCAATTAGTCTTTGGAATGTGAGCTATAAAATAATCACGAAAATCATCATTAAACGGTTAAAGCCACTTCTCGACTATTGCATATCTGGAAACCAAGGGGCCTTTGCTCCGAGACGTTCTATTCATGATAATATTTTGATTGTGCATGAAATGTTTTCTAGTTTTAAAGGTAAGAAAGGACAGATTGGAACAATAGGAATAAAGCTGGATTTAGAAAAAGCATATGATTATCTTAATTGGGAGTATATCATGTATGTGCTTCTTAGATTTGATTATGTGGAAAGATGGGTGAGTTTAATTATGGAATGCATTACTTCAACTTCCTTCTCGGTTTTGATTAATGGTTCTACTCATGGTTACTTTTATCCTAAagtcatctctaaccgaagggtcAAGAAGGCCAgaaggccgaaaatagccctaaaaccgtttccaaccgagggctaggccagagggctctggaatttgggagggccccacgggatcggagagggctggagggctggctgctttcggccagccagccagccctgggctggctatttttttttttaatgttttcctattgctgtcggttataaccgacaacatTAAAGAAGAATTttaatactgtcggttataaccgacaataaTAGTTATTCAAaggcaaaatttttatttttaattactattagtgtcggttataaccgacactaatagtttgaattttttttaatataacggcaagtagccgttgtattaactttttttttatatatatatatgaatttaaacttctttttttccctttttttccttttcatatgaatcaaattttgtttcatattttttttcaattctattttacaaaatttgtttcaattttttttaaattcaatttttttttcctataacttctattttacaaaatttgtttcatatttttttttaaattccatttttttcctataacttctatttcacaaaatttgtttcaattttttttaaattctattttttttcctataacttctattttacaaaatttgattcatatttttttttcatataacttctattttacaaaatttgtttcatatttttttaaattccattttttttcctataacttctatttcacaaaatttgtttcatattttttttcaattctatttttttcctataacttcctaggccatttatacaacattaaattaaattacgtaacatgaaacaacattaaacaatatgaaacaacattaaataacattaaccaacatacaaattatacaacataaaaaaacatttagccgttagatttgaatttaaattgtagtttttaaataataaattatgtttggccctatggccctttggccctcggttggagacggttttttgtgacagggctaaaacgagtcatctggccctttggccctcggttggagacggaggccaatatggccctgtactgttcattaaaatattaatatcttggggaatcttggatggccagagggctaaaacgagctctctggccagccctcggttagagatgacctAAGAATGGAATTAGGCAAGGGGATCCTTTATCACCTTATATTTTCATTCTTTGTATGGAACCGTTGATTAGACATTTTAATGAAATGGCTACTACCTCTAAATCGCATGTTGGTATTTTGTCCTCTCCTGGTGGATTTAGAATATTAAATCTAGTTTTTGTAGACGATTGTTTGTTATTTGCTAGGGCAACTACAAAAGGTGCTAGGAATGTACTTCATGTTCTTAATATGTTTGCCAAAGCTTCAGGTCAAAAGGTAAATTTCCACAAATCCTCGCTTTATTTTTCAGAAAATACTAATGCTCAAACTAGAAATGCTATTGTGAATGTTTTACATATTCAACATAAAACTACCATTGGCAAATATCTGGGCATTCATAATATTGTGTTTTGGAAAGATCCAGTGAATTAATGTGAATTAATCAAAAGAGTCAAGCAAAAGCTTGTTGGGTGGAAGGCTAATACTCTCTCTAAGGCATGAAGACTAACCTTCATTAAGTCCAACTTATCTAGTATGCCGAACCATATCATAACTTGCTTTAAATGTCCTACTCGAGTAACTAAGAACAACAAGGAGTGTAGAGACTTCTTTTGGGGGAGAGATAGGAAGTTAAAACCTATGGCTTGGAAAAGAATGTGTACTTCTAAGGATCCACaaggggggtgggggggggggttcgGCATAAGAAGAGTGGATCATTTCAATAATGCATACTTGTCTAAGTTAGGGTAGAAAGTTTTGAAGGATGAAAACAATCGATGGGTGCAAATTGTTAAAAGAAAGTActtaaagaaaaatgatttttttagttGCAAAGTCAAGCAGAACCACTCTTTGGCCTGGAAAGAGATTTTGAATAGTAGACATGTTATTCACAAGGGAATTAGATGGGTTGTGGGTAATGGTGAGGATATTCTTTTTTGGACCCATCATTGGGTTTTTCCTTATCCATTGTTCAGCTAATTCCTGAAAATTAATGACAACATAAATT encodes the following:
- the LOC126601115 gene encoding uncharacterized protein LOC126601115, which encodes MENAPGNLKLLAPSIQKEIVNSCALETLDAIMDGLKDRFFSILVDEARDVSVKEQMAMVLRYVDDNGHVIERFVGIQHVTDTTSSSLKDAIDTLFSRYGLSISKLRGQGYDGASNMRGELNGLKTKILREQPCAYYVHCFAHQLQLALVAVAKNNIDIASFFATANNVVNHVGVSCKRRDSLRGQLQEELVIAFENDCLITGRGLNQETSLKRAGDTRWNSHYGTLISIISMFSSVVHVLQMVIDDNPNESAGEANTLMRVILTFEFVFHLFLMKVILGLTNNLS